In Sphingobacterium sp. PCS056, the following proteins share a genomic window:
- a CDS encoding potassium channel family protein gives MKHTLHKIKNYWLSDASFVTLLVMLMFMVFVMPILLEQGFANIIILNVLFLVLYFIGIFSSKERWSIYLSSLLFFAHLILQLIRFDDTPKEYYLIERLAGLINMSQFILINIRLLFRDTNTNKYRIIGAINVYLLFALMGAFAFEILNIHTGKSITGNVLLANNDMDYSVYIYYSLVSLTTVGYGDIYPDGMSARMLSVMLSVIGILYPAVVIARLVSNNGKSNQV, from the coding sequence TTGAAACATACACTTCATAAAATAAAGAACTACTGGCTTTCTGATGCTAGTTTCGTAACCTTGCTGGTTATGTTGATGTTTATGGTATTTGTCATGCCTATTCTACTGGAACAAGGTTTTGCAAATATCATTATACTAAATGTTTTATTTTTGGTATTGTATTTTATTGGAATTTTTTCCAGTAAAGAAAGGTGGAGTATTTATCTATCATCACTCTTGTTTTTTGCTCATTTAATCCTACAGCTGATCAGATTTGACGATACACCAAAAGAATACTACCTGATCGAACGACTGGCAGGGCTTATCAATATGAGTCAATTTATACTTATTAATATTCGATTACTTTTCAGGGACACCAATACGAATAAGTACCGAATCATCGGTGCTATAAATGTGTATTTGTTATTTGCTTTGATGGGAGCTTTTGCTTTTGAAATTTTAAACATACACACAGGAAAATCGATTACCGGAAATGTGCTGTTAGCAAATAATGACATGGATTATTCCGTATATATTTACTACAGTTTAGTTTCCCTTACAACAGTAGGATATGGCGATATCTATCCGGACGGAATGTCGGCCCGAATGCTATCAGTGATGTTGTCCGTAATTGGAATATTATACCCAGCAGTAGTCATAGCGAGATTAGTCTCTAATAATGGCAAATCAAATCAGGTATAA
- a CDS encoding mechanosensitive ion channel family protein: MEKANIINITEKTTSSIYQLTFNLVESIGVHDKNAHILSATFLIIATFILLLFLDYILRFFFNSIVTGFIKKSKNNWDDKLLENKVQIHLSRLILIAIAQQLLPYIFIGFPSFIDIITKLLGILMIFAIYGVANALLKTLRDILRSSKAFLDKPVDSYLQVLQIFLIFVVGTLIVSAVTGNSPWSFLVSLGAASAILMLVFKDTILGFVASIQVSANDSVRVGDWIEMPKYGVDGDILQINLNNVRVQNWDKTIVTIPTYTLLSDSFKNYRGMQESGGRRIKRSINIKISTIRYLSNEEIQELKKIALLAPYIEKREKEIKEYNEQNKVDPTVLVNGRRMTNIGLFRAYIKAYAVQNPDIHQQLTLLVRQLAPNEHGLPLELYMFTKGTQWSFFEDTMSDIFDHLFAAIKYFDLEVFELPASDDLRKHLNQKHSPSMLKP, encoded by the coding sequence ATGGAAAAAGCAAACATCATTAACATTACGGAAAAAACAACAAGTTCAATTTATCAATTGACATTCAATCTCGTGGAATCAATAGGAGTTCACGACAAAAATGCACACATCTTAAGTGCTACCTTTCTCATAATCGCAACTTTTATACTCTTACTATTTTTAGATTATATTTTGCGTTTTTTTTTCAATTCAATCGTTACCGGATTTATTAAAAAAAGTAAAAACAACTGGGATGACAAGTTACTTGAAAATAAGGTACAGATCCATTTAAGCCGTTTGATACTAATAGCAATAGCTCAACAGTTGCTACCCTATATTTTTATTGGGTTCCCTTCATTCATCGATATCATTACCAAACTGCTCGGAATACTGATGATTTTTGCTATCTACGGTGTAGCAAATGCGCTATTAAAAACTTTGAGAGATATATTGCGTTCTTCAAAAGCATTTTTGGATAAGCCTGTTGATAGTTATCTCCAAGTATTGCAGATCTTCCTAATCTTTGTCGTTGGAACTCTTATTGTTTCTGCAGTTACAGGCAACTCTCCTTGGTCATTTCTGGTCTCTCTCGGAGCTGCATCTGCTATATTGATGTTGGTTTTTAAAGACACCATACTCGGATTCGTAGCGAGCATACAGGTGTCAGCAAACGATTCGGTTCGCGTGGGAGACTGGATAGAAATGCCAAAATATGGGGTCGATGGCGATATCCTACAAATAAATCTGAACAATGTCCGCGTACAAAACTGGGATAAAACGATCGTCACGATACCGACCTATACATTACTCAGTGATTCCTTCAAAAACTACAGGGGTATGCAAGAAAGTGGCGGTCGGAGGATCAAGAGATCTATCAACATCAAAATATCGACGATTCGTTATCTCAGCAATGAAGAAATCCAAGAGCTTAAAAAAATTGCACTTTTAGCTCCTTATATAGAAAAAAGGGAAAAAGAAATAAAAGAGTACAACGAACAAAACAAAGTAGACCCCACGGTTCTTGTAAATGGTAGAAGGATGACCAATATTGGATTATTCAGAGCCTACATTAAAGCTTATGCCGTGCAAAATCCAGATATTCATCAGCAGTTGACATTATTGGTTCGTCAATTAGCTCCCAATGAACATGGACTTCCCTTGGAACTTTATATGTTTACAAAAGGAACACAATGGTCATTTTTTGAGGATACCATGTCCGATATTTTCGATCATCTATTTGCCGCTATTAAGTATTTTGATCTAGAGGTTTTTGAACTGCCTGCATCAGATGATCTTCGGAAGCATTTAAATCAGAAGCATTCTCCATCAATGTTAAAACCATAG
- a CDS encoding helix-turn-helix domain-containing protein produces MPIKLLNRIKKNELSQRQHSLNDSLLSKNCSNKYILGTYVFPCKDLEKNQPLFNDGIPSLIFMPSLSNETILRKKGDLIKLKSVWLCCGIIKDMQWEIPDGLAYIIVIRFNPASFYSIFNINSTALTNNTVCSFEDVVDTKWSSIIKEMYTKNNIEDKLHVWNSALEQLKINDFLPPILKSSITVIDTYKGNLTVSQLVMLLGENVNQKWLQRNFLRYLGITPKKYISLQRFIYTYEMYEREMPTPLNMAPFEGGYYDYNHFFKDFKQYLGVSPKHYSWN; encoded by the coding sequence ATGCCAATAAAATTATTAAATCGAATCAAAAAAAATGAGCTTAGTCAAAGACAACATTCTTTAAACGACAGCTTACTTTCTAAAAATTGCTCTAATAAATACATATTAGGAACTTATGTATTTCCATGTAAAGATCTAGAAAAAAACCAGCCCCTGTTCAATGATGGTATTCCTTCGCTTATTTTTATGCCTAGCTTGTCGAATGAAACTATATTAAGAAAAAAGGGTGACCTGATCAAATTAAAATCCGTTTGGTTATGTTGCGGAATAATTAAAGATATGCAGTGGGAAATACCCGATGGTTTAGCATATATTATAGTCATTCGTTTTAATCCGGCCTCATTTTATTCCATCTTTAATATCAATAGCACTGCGCTAACAAATAATACCGTATGCAGTTTTGAAGATGTCGTCGATACGAAATGGTCTTCTATCATTAAAGAGATGTATACCAAGAATAATATAGAAGATAAACTTCACGTCTGGAATAGCGCGCTTGAACAATTAAAAATAAATGATTTTTTACCTCCTATTCTGAAATCTTCAATAACGGTTATAGACACATATAAAGGCAATCTAACGGTTTCTCAACTGGTGATGTTATTAGGTGAAAATGTAAATCAAAAATGGTTACAAAGAAATTTCCTTCGATATCTTGGCATTACACCAAAGAAGTATATTTCACTTCAACGCTTCATATACACCTATGAAATGTATGAAAGAGAAATGCCTACTCCATTAAATATGGCACCTTTTGAGGGAGGCTATTACGATTACAATCATTTTTTTAAAGATTTCAAACAATATTTAGGTGTTTCTCCGAAACACTATTCCTGGAACTGA
- a CDS encoding DUF1801 domain-containing protein — protein sequence MIEQLNNYYLTKEEPVRGCLLALRYIILNQDKNMTETQKWGMPCFCFKQKIVCYLWTDKKTDEPYILFAEGKYLEHTELEAGHRSRMKILRLNPNLDLPKVTIENILQQALA from the coding sequence ATGATCGAGCAACTAAATAATTACTATCTAACCAAAGAAGAACCAGTAAGGGGCTGTTTACTTGCATTAAGATATATTATCCTTAATCAGGATAAAAATATGACTGAAACCCAAAAGTGGGGAATGCCCTGCTTCTGCTTTAAGCAAAAAATAGTTTGCTATTTATGGACAGATAAGAAAACAGACGAACCCTATATTCTTTTTGCTGAAGGAAAATATCTTGAACACACTGAGCTGGAAGCAGGCCACCGCAGTCGCATGAAGATTTTGCGATTAAACCCAAACCTAGATCTACCAAAAGTGACGATTGAAAATATCTTACAGCAAGCTTTAGCATGA
- a CDS encoding universal stress protein, translated as METIIFLTDFSIAARHAFDQLLTIAKRTKINNVIIYHSLAYFNSKFYNTGDFMLPPPVIDEMEIEDVKGKLRLLKQELLTVSPITEVSAHYDLLTVMDGVLRISENEKIDLIVVGLRGSDDGGKNSVGSTTVDLIESHAFNLLLVPEMNPAHLYKKALLAVDLSHLHERLPVKTIFQMQELLSLEWHVVNVSVLGQQSAAQLIEEQSFLHSSLDSLEPIYSYLEGEDIVSKINTYVEDHHIDLLVTAPRKLGFLATLFRKSASKKLAVHTRVPILMLVP; from the coding sequence ATGGAGACAATTATATTTTTAACCGACTTTTCTATTGCCGCCCGGCATGCCTTTGATCAGCTACTTACTATAGCTAAACGGACAAAAATTAACAATGTGATCATTTATCATTCGCTGGCTTATTTTAATAGCAAATTTTATAATACCGGAGATTTCATGCTTCCTCCCCCAGTAATTGATGAAATGGAAATAGAGGATGTGAAAGGAAAATTGCGCCTTCTTAAACAAGAACTTTTAACAGTATCCCCGATAACAGAGGTGAGTGCACATTACGACTTATTGACCGTTATGGATGGTGTTCTGCGAATTTCTGAAAATGAGAAGATTGACCTTATCGTTGTTGGTTTGAGAGGAAGTGACGATGGGGGAAAAAATAGTGTAGGATCAACAACCGTTGATCTCATCGAATCACATGCCTTTAATCTATTGCTGGTTCCAGAAATGAATCCGGCACATCTTTATAAAAAAGCACTTTTAGCTGTAGATTTATCACATTTGCATGAAAGGCTACCTGTAAAAACGATATTTCAGATGCAGGAGCTCTTGAGTTTAGAATGGCATGTCGTCAATGTTAGTGTCCTAGGTCAGCAGTCTGCTGCTCAACTTATAGAAGAGCAGTCATTTTTACATTCAAGTTTAGACAGTCTTGAGCCTATTTATTCCTATCTGGAAGGAGAGGATATCGTTTCGAAAATTAACACCTATGTAGAAGATCATCACATAGACCTCTTAGTTACAGCACCTCGGAAATTAGGCTTTTTAGCCACTTTATTTCGTAAAAGTGCTTCTAAAAAGTTGGCTGTTCACACCCGAGTGCCCATATTGATGTTGGTTCCTTAG
- a CDS encoding TrkH family potassium uptake protein: protein MKHSYLKRSTLTPTQLFILSFMMLILGGTILLMLPISLNKDLSFIDALFTSTSAVCVTGLIVVDTSSHFTLFGQIIILMLIQAGGLGILTFSSYFSFFFKGGSSYENQLATKDFMNAERVGEVFTMLKRILLITFIVEGVGALLIYTTLDSTLIPQWEHRIFFAVFHSISSFCNAGFSTLPLGMMETPYLYNYPLQVIIILLFVFGGLGFPIVINVVKYLKHLLNRMIMWITKKQDHYIPRVLTINSKVNLITTFLLIVIGTLILYIKEYDHVLAAHHGVGKIVTALFTATTPRTAGYNSINFHELYFSSTLLIILLMWIGASPNSTGGGIKTSTFALAIFNFISLAKGRDRIEVFQREISERTIRRAFAAMTLSLLVIGIGVFLIATFDPKLNLLDIAFECFSAYSTVGLTLGITAGLSTASKLVIITIMFIGRVTMLSILVSVFKKIKFTNYRYPTEEMTII from the coding sequence ATGAAGCACTCTTATTTGAAACGATCCACTTTAACCCCTACCCAGCTTTTTATATTAAGTTTTATGATGTTAATCCTTGGTGGAACAATATTGTTAATGCTGCCCATTTCACTCAATAAGGATCTGTCTTTCATAGATGCCCTATTTACATCTACTAGCGCAGTGTGTGTTACAGGACTAATTGTTGTGGACACCAGCAGTCATTTTACGCTATTTGGACAGATCATTATCTTGATGCTCATACAGGCTGGAGGATTGGGTATACTTACTTTTTCCAGTTATTTCAGTTTTTTTTTCAAAGGGGGTTCTTCTTATGAAAATCAATTAGCAACCAAAGACTTTATGAATGCCGAGCGAGTCGGAGAAGTATTTACGATGCTAAAACGAATATTATTGATCACCTTTATCGTGGAAGGAGTTGGAGCTCTATTGATTTATACAACATTGGATAGTACGCTGATACCACAATGGGAGCACCGTATTTTCTTTGCGGTATTTCACTCCATTTCATCTTTCTGCAATGCAGGCTTTTCGACATTACCATTGGGGATGATGGAAACTCCTTATCTCTATAACTATCCACTACAAGTAATTATAATCCTATTATTCGTATTTGGTGGTCTTGGGTTTCCGATCGTTATTAATGTAGTCAAATACTTAAAACATCTTCTTAACCGAATGATCATGTGGATCACAAAAAAACAAGATCATTACATTCCTAGGGTACTAACGATTAATAGTAAAGTGAATCTGATTACTACTTTTTTACTTATCGTAATTGGTACTTTAATTCTATATATTAAAGAATATGATCATGTACTAGCTGCACATCATGGAGTGGGCAAAATCGTAACGGCCCTTTTTACCGCAACGACTCCACGGACAGCTGGCTACAATTCCATTAATTTTCATGAGCTGTACTTTTCTTCCACCCTATTGATCATTTTGTTAATGTGGATCGGAGCTTCTCCAAATTCTACGGGAGGTGGTATCAAAACAAGTACCTTTGCATTGGCAATCTTTAACTTTATATCATTAGCAAAAGGCAGAGATAGAATTGAGGTATTTCAACGCGAAATATCAGAAAGAACTATTAGAAGAGCTTTTGCTGCCATGACGCTTTCTTTATTGGTCATTGGTATTGGCGTATTTCTAATTGCAACTTTCGATCCTAAACTGAATCTTTTAGATATTGCTTTTGAATGTTTTTCAGCTTATAGTACCGTCGGTCTAACTTTGGGGATCACAGCGGGGCTAAGTACAGCAAGTAAGTTGGTCATCATTACGATTATGTTTATCGGAAGAGTAACCATGCTGTCGATACTGGTATCAGTATTCAAAAAGATTAAATTTACAAATTACCGTTATCCAACGGAAGAAATGACTATTATATAA
- the nhaA gene encoding Na+/H+ antiporter NhaA, giving the protein MEKGINLNVFKDFFKSSNAGGILLFICVIISLIIANTSLGSSLQALLDWELGYESTAVHLKYSVLLWINDGLMAIFFLLVGLEIKREIVEGELSSPKKASLPILCAIGGAVIPALIYLSINAGTDTASGWGIPMATDIAFALAVITLLGNKIPASLKIFLAALAIVDDLIAILVIALFYSSGIEITYLIYAGIGLTILVIMNRLNILNPYLYLIPGVFIWYFIHHSGIHATVAGVLVAMTIPTNDTAIESPLERLEHALVKPVNFLIIPIFAFANTNITIQSEMIHGLIAPLGLGISLGLLLGKPLGIFLMAFICSKLKISSLPEGSNLKHIIGIGLLAGIGFTMSIFISILSYENPLYVNEAKLSILISSVLAGLIGYFLLKSFGNKRSTEQL; this is encoded by the coding sequence ATGGAAAAAGGAATTAATCTAAATGTTTTTAAAGATTTTTTCAAATCTAGTAATGCTGGCGGAATACTATTATTTATCTGTGTCATTATTTCATTAATCATTGCAAACACATCACTCGGATCATCTCTTCAGGCGCTTTTAGATTGGGAATTGGGATATGAATCAACTGCTGTCCATTTAAAATATAGCGTGCTCCTTTGGATTAATGATGGTTTAATGGCAATCTTCTTCTTGCTGGTAGGCTTAGAAATTAAAAGAGAGATTGTAGAAGGCGAATTGTCCTCTCCTAAGAAGGCTTCATTACCTATCCTCTGCGCAATAGGTGGAGCAGTTATTCCTGCGCTGATTTATTTGAGTATAAACGCAGGAACAGACACTGCTTCTGGTTGGGGCATTCCGATGGCTACAGATATTGCATTTGCTTTGGCTGTTATAACGCTGCTTGGAAACAAAATACCAGCAAGCTTAAAAATCTTCTTAGCCGCTCTGGCGATTGTGGACGATTTGATCGCAATTTTAGTAATTGCATTATTTTACTCTTCTGGTATTGAAATTACTTATCTGATATATGCCGGAATTGGTCTTACTATTCTAGTCATTATGAATAGATTAAATATCTTAAATCCCTACTTGTACCTTATTCCCGGTGTATTTATTTGGTATTTCATACACCATTCAGGTATTCACGCTACTGTTGCGGGCGTATTGGTTGCCATGACGATACCAACTAACGATACGGCAATCGAATCACCATTAGAGCGATTAGAGCATGCTCTGGTAAAACCTGTCAATTTTTTAATTATTCCCATATTTGCCTTTGCAAACACCAATATTACCATTCAAAGCGAAATGATTCATGGCTTAATAGCTCCGTTGGGTCTCGGTATCAGCCTTGGACTTTTACTAGGAAAACCTTTAGGGATATTTTTGATGGCCTTCATCTGCTCTAAATTAAAAATTAGCAGCCTACCGGAAGGTAGTAATTTAAAACATATAATAGGAATTGGATTATTAGCCGGTATTGGTTTTACAATGTCTATCTTTATTTCCATATTATCTTATGAAAATCCTTTGTATGTTAATGAAGCGAAGTTATCTATTCTGATTTCATCAGTTTTAGCTGGATTAATTGGATATTTTTTATTGAAAAGTTTCGGTAATAAAAGATCAACTGAACAGCTTTAA
- a CDS encoding DUF389 domain-containing protein: protein MNKLQEFLNLHQGEDQKDKVLENVTANISFRGANLWILACAIVIASVGLNVNSTAVIIGAMLISPLMGPIVGAGFALGTYDFGLLKKSLKNLIIATLVSLIVSFIYFSLSPFKEAQSELLARTSPNIYDVLIAFFGGMVGVIAITRVEKGNPIPGVAIATALMPPLCTAGYGLAIGSLSYFGGAMYLYMINCFFICISTFLIVKFLKYPSVSFLNEGKKKRITRTITLLILVMIIPSFYLAYALLQQKKFTQQVNSFIQNELVEKGYTLIYEKTQFNSRPKKIELAFLDKKFSKSELVELKSKLDLYHINNTELLIRQDSTDLKRDILAEISRRSENVSEKDIAIQNLRKELATYKFDDQELIQEITTLFPTLTPFSIGKQLAVNTVDSTKMETILFYNSKEKLDSKELAKLKNWLNIKIKGSDIKILKGE from the coding sequence TTGAATAAATTACAAGAGTTTTTAAATCTGCATCAAGGAGAGGATCAGAAGGATAAGGTGTTAGAGAATGTAACGGCTAATATTTCTTTTCGTGGAGCTAATTTATGGATATTGGCATGTGCTATTGTGATTGCATCAGTAGGGTTAAATGTCAATTCTACAGCGGTTATTATTGGAGCAATGTTGATATCACCGCTCATGGGACCTATAGTTGGTGCCGGTTTTGCTTTGGGAACATATGATTTTGGATTATTAAAAAAATCCTTAAAAAACTTAATCATAGCGACGCTAGTTAGTTTAATAGTGTCGTTTATATATTTTTCTCTTAGTCCTTTTAAAGAAGCTCAATCCGAGTTACTTGCGCGGACATCTCCTAATATATACGATGTATTGATTGCATTTTTTGGAGGTATGGTGGGGGTTATCGCAATCACTAGGGTAGAGAAAGGAAATCCGATACCTGGCGTAGCTATTGCGACTGCATTGATGCCACCGCTGTGTACAGCAGGTTATGGGCTGGCCATCGGCAGTCTATCTTATTTCGGAGGTGCTATGTATCTCTATATGATCAATTGCTTTTTTATCTGTATATCGACTTTTCTTATTGTCAAATTTCTAAAATACCCTAGCGTCAGTTTTTTAAATGAAGGGAAGAAAAAGCGTATTACAAGAACGATTACCTTGTTAATTTTGGTGATGATCATTCCTAGTTTTTATTTGGCATATGCTTTATTGCAACAGAAGAAGTTTACACAACAAGTCAATAGTTTTATCCAAAATGAACTTGTAGAAAAGGGATATACCTTGATTTATGAAAAAACACAGTTTAACAGTCGTCCCAAAAAAATCGAACTCGCTTTTTTGGATAAGAAATTTTCAAAATCTGAGCTAGTTGAACTCAAAAGTAAACTCGATCTATATCATATTAATAATACAGAATTGCTGATCCGTCAAGATAGTACTGATTTGAAGCGTGATATATTAGCTGAAATCAGTAGGCGTTCGGAAAATGTATCGGAAAAAGATATCGCTATTCAAAATCTTCGAAAAGAACTTGCAACTTATAAGTTTGATGATCAGGAATTAATTCAGGAAATAACAACGTTATTTCCAACGTTAACTCCTTTTTCGATCGGAAAGCAGCTAGCGGTGAATACCGTTGATAGTACCAAAATGGAAACGATATTATTTTATAATAGCAAAGAAAAACTAGATAGTAAAGAGCTCGCAAAACTTAAAAATTGGTTGAACATCAAAATTAAAGGTTCCGATATTAAGATCTTGAAGGGAGAGTAG
- a CDS encoding GyrI-like domain-containing protein, whose protein sequence is MKKITIEPFKLIGISIRTTNENGLAITDISDLWRRFIKENILEAIPNKIDNTIYSVYTDYVSDHTEPYTTIIGCKVKSLSTIPKAMVWKSIDGGNYLKLTAKGNLMNGLIVNKWQEIWKLDLNRVFTADFEVFGEKALDPPHAEIDFFIAVK, encoded by the coding sequence ATGAAAAAAATTACCATTGAGCCATTTAAATTGATTGGCATTTCTATCAGAACAACAAATGAAAACGGTCTGGCCATTACAGATATTAGCGATTTATGGAGAAGATTTATCAAGGAGAATATTTTGGAGGCAATTCCAAATAAGATTGACAACACGATATATTCCGTATACACGGATTATGTAAGTGACCATACTGAGCCATACACGACAATAATTGGATGTAAAGTAAAAAGTTTATCGACAATTCCAAAAGCAATGGTATGGAAATCAATTGACGGCGGAAACTATTTGAAACTAACTGCCAAAGGAAATTTAATGAACGGTTTGATCGTAAATAAATGGCAGGAAATCTGGAAATTAGATCTAAATCGAGTATTTACTGCAGATTTTGAAGTCTTTGGAGAAAAGGCACTTGACCCACCCCATGCAGAAATTGATTTTTTTATTGCAGTAAAATAA
- a CDS encoding helix-turn-helix transcriptional regulator, protein MDNGKDIKRLSRLTAILTQLQTKRLTKASELAEKFLVTKRTIYRDIKALEMAGVPILVEEGKGYSLMEGYRVSPIMFTESEAYALITAEQLILKNKDSSFVKEYSEAINKIKSVLRNNTKDKSNLLSDRVLFRINSNNNRTSHFLSTIQLAMTNFKLIKIKYQSSENKQSTERSIEPFAMYSTQENWLLIAYCRLRKDFRTFRIDRILDLFTLNEEFEPNDMTMQEYFEICKKKSIS, encoded by the coding sequence ATGGATAATGGCAAAGATATCAAAAGGCTCTCCCGACTAACAGCGATCCTGACCCAATTGCAAACCAAACGTCTTACTAAAGCTTCTGAATTAGCCGAAAAATTCCTTGTGACGAAAAGGACAATCTATAGGGATATAAAAGCTTTAGAAATGGCCGGTGTACCTATATTGGTTGAGGAGGGAAAAGGTTATTCTTTAATGGAGGGCTATCGTGTTTCTCCTATAATGTTTACTGAAAGTGAAGCCTATGCATTGATTACAGCAGAACAGCTGATCCTAAAAAATAAAGACAGTTCCTTCGTTAAGGAGTATTCGGAAGCCATAAATAAAATTAAATCTGTACTCAGAAATAATACAAAAGATAAATCAAATTTACTTTCCGATCGCGTGCTGTTCAGAATAAATTCCAATAATAACAGAACTAGCCATTTTCTGTCAACCATACAGCTGGCTATGACAAATTTTAAACTTATTAAAATCAAATATCAGTCTTCAGAAAACAAACAATCTACTGAAAGAAGCATTGAACCTTTTGCAATGTACAGCACACAGGAAAATTGGTTACTTATCGCCTACTGTCGTTTAAGAAAGGATTTTAGAACATTCCGTATTGATAGAATTTTAGATCTGTTCACCCTAAACGAAGAGTTTGAGCCAAATGATATGACGATGCAGGAATATTTTGAAATCTGCAAAAAGAAATCTATTTCATAG
- a CDS encoding alanine/glycine:cation symporter family protein produces MQQIIDLIYNIVWSKALIYLCLLTGVYFTIRFKFPQLLYFKQMIKLLFVKNNDNKGISSFQAFSLAISGRVGTGNIAGVATAIGMGGPGAIFWMWVIAFLGSSSAIIEATLGQLYKETKDGEFRGGPAYYIEKGLNNKVFAWIFALVTIISTGFLLPSVQSNSIAVAVKSAFNLSPVIMGIFISFVLGIIIIGGVKRISKVAEYVVPFMAGLYILMAIVIIGLNFQEIPDVLRLIFSSAFSTDATFGGIVGAAISWGVKRGIYSNEAGQGTAPHAAAAAQVSHPIKQGLVQGFSVYIDTLFVCTATAFMILFTGMYNVQATDGSFIVNNIPGVAIGAEFTQYAVSAHFPLLGSGFVAVALTLFAFTTIMAYYYIAESNLSFMLRSRKSIFLLWGLRLMILFSVFIGCLTTAKMAWDLGDIGVGLMAWLNLVAIILLHNKVLLLFKDYEKQKKRGKDPVFDNTIYKIKNVSEWDN; encoded by the coding sequence ATGCAGCAAATCATCGATCTCATCTATAATATTGTCTGGTCGAAGGCCTTGATATACCTCTGTCTTTTAACTGGTGTGTATTTTACGATTCGGTTTAAATTTCCACAATTACTGTACTTCAAACAGATGATAAAACTATTATTTGTGAAAAATAACGACAACAAAGGAATTTCATCTTTCCAAGCTTTCTCATTAGCTATTTCGGGTCGCGTTGGCACAGGAAATATTGCTGGTGTTGCAACAGCTATAGGAATGGGAGGGCCAGGTGCGATATTTTGGATGTGGGTCATTGCTTTTTTAGGAAGCTCATCGGCCATTATTGAAGCTACTTTAGGACAATTATATAAAGAAACCAAAGATGGGGAGTTTCGCGGAGGCCCTGCCTATTATATTGAAAAAGGACTGAATAATAAAGTGTTTGCATGGATTTTTGCTTTAGTGACCATCATCAGTACAGGCTTTTTATTGCCAAGTGTACAGAGCAATAGCATCGCTGTGGCTGTAAAAAGCGCCTTTAACTTATCTCCAGTCATTATGGGTATATTCATCAGTTTTGTTTTAGGAATAATTATTATAGGAGGTGTAAAACGAATCAGTAAAGTAGCCGAATATGTCGTACCCTTTATGGCCGGACTTTATATTTTGATGGCTATTGTTATTATCGGATTAAATTTTCAGGAGATTCCAGATGTTTTACGCCTGATTTTTTCATCTGCATTCAGTACAGATGCCACCTTTGGTGGTATTGTAGGGGCGGCTATATCCTGGGGGGTGAAGCGTGGCATCTATAGTAATGAAGCCGGACAAGGTACTGCTCCACACGCAGCTGCAGCAGCTCAAGTATCTCATCCCATTAAGCAGGGTTTGGTACAGGGATTTTCAGTTTACATAGATACGCTGTTTGTGTGTACCGCAACTGCATTTATGATCTTATTCACTGGAATGTATAACGTACAGGCAACGGATGGCTCCTTTATCGTTAACAATATTCCTGGAGTGGCTATAGGTGCAGAATTTACACAGTATGCAGTGAGTGCCCATTTTCCTCTATTGGGTAGTGGTTTTGTAGCAGTAGCACTTACCTTGTTTGCATTTACAACCATAATGGCGTATTACTATATTGCAGAAAGCAATCTTAGTTTTATGTTGCGTAGTAGAAAATCTATATTTCTATTGTGGGGACTTCGATTGATGATTTTATTTTCAGTTTTTATTGGTTGTCTAACAACAGCAAAAATGGCGTGGGATTTAGGTGATATTGGTGTAGGCCTTATGGCCTGGCTCAATCTTGTAGCCATTATACTTCTGCACAATAAAGTACTGTTACTATTCAAAGATTATGAAAAACAAAAAAAGAGAGGTAAAGATCCTGTATTTGATAATACCATTTACAAGATAAAAAATGTCAGTGAATGGGATAATTAA